The sequence below is a genomic window from Lolium perenne isolate Kyuss_39 chromosome 7, Kyuss_2.0, whole genome shotgun sequence.
gtgcaatataaaagtttcgtatccaaagatatgtggtaaagttcaGAGCTATTGAACGAATATAAAGTTGGAAATTTTTCCtgattctgcgattcaagcaaaatctcgggggctactgacataggcatccccaatgggcctaccgaagatggtacccggggtttactgaaggcccacgacccgaaggataagaagattcggaagcccaagatgttaataaggaaagttagagttgtattaggaagtataacttgtaatcttgcgggacgggtcagaaaccctcccggactctgtaaacttgtgtattacgaaacccttggctccacctcctatataagggggagtcgagggacaaagaaagaatcgaatttactgtcaacacaaccctagtttcatattcgtcgagtacttttcggctgaaaccttcgagatctacttgccatctacatccaacgaaaccctagtctacaatccgtaggcattgacaagttgataccttgtcagccgcATCCGCCACTTTCAATTACTGATGTAGTTCATGGACTTCATATCAAAGTAATTCATCAGACAAATACTGGAATCAACTACATACATATAAATTATCTCTAAACATATCCTAGAAAACAAAATGCAGTGCAGTTAACAATATTCATTAGCATTACTAATCCAGGATTTTTTTATTTCAGTGCACCAAGTAGACGTACCTGGTACGCTCATTTACCTAAATCTTAAACTGATACATATTTGTATCAAAACTAATGTACACTTGGGAAGAATAGTATCTGCACCAATTCTTTGATGCTTTGTGTTCAGTTCAAAGGAAAAGGCGAAAATTAGAAGTAGCATACTGTTGTTCTTTTCTCCAAGGTCCAGATCTATCGTGACCACACCACAGTCCTGCAAGAATAGTGTAGAGCTTTAACCTGGGCGTCAATATTAATGAATCGATCTGTGTGTTAATTTTAACATCCCAGAACGTGTAATAAAAATACGTACAGTTCCAATACATCACGTAGGCTAGAAATCCAAACCTCTTTGGCCGTCAGCACCATCGGTGAATAGAGATATTATGTGATGCCATGGACACTTCTTTGCTGAAGGTGATTCTTTGCCGTGAATTTTTCCGCTTCTTTGGCAAAGGCCATCCTTTCCCATGAGATTTTTCCCAATTTAACCTTGAGCTCGCTCGGCAAAAAATAAGCCTTTGCCATTTTCTCTCACACAATACTCACCACAAAGTCGAAGATCTCCGGCAAAGAACCTGCTTCCTGTGGTTATAGCTGCTGGTGATGTCTGTCCACCTTCACAATTTTATACTATATATGTGATATTAGTTTAATCAAGTACATGTTTGTATAATATAATTTTATCATCGTAACAAACTGGATCCAGCAATGCGCAACCACGTACATACTCTGAGCAGAAGAGATGAGGGAGCCTAGCGGTCTGATACTCCAGGTTctcataattttttttttttttttttttttgatcaaGTCAGAAGGGGAGAACACCTACCTAAATTTTTATAAAGGGAGCTAAGGCAGCTCAAAGTGTTACATGAACCAAAGATCACAAGGGGGAGTGCagggaaagaaagaaagaaaggaaAAACAAGTGATATGTACAGAGGAACCCAGGGAGAGGAATATGTCAAATATGCCACTCTGAACACCAGAGAAGTAGTGCATCTCTCTCATCTTTCCTGGCCCTAAGCGACCAAAGCTTGCACGTTTCCATGCATTGCTTGGCAGTAGTGTGAAGTGGGACTTCTATGTCATCAAACACTTTCCTGTTTCTGGACAGCCAAATGGTCCACATGGAGGCTGTAATAACAAGGTCCCAACCTTTCTTTTTCCGGTCTGAACACTTGTCCCTGGCTGTATCGTAAATATCTGATAAAACAGATAGATTAGATAGGTCTATCCCAAGAAGCGCGAGGATTTGAGTAGTCCGCTAACAATTTAGGACAAAATGTTGTACTGTCTCCCTTTCTTTACATCCAAAGGGGCATAGCTCATCATCCACAATATTCTGTCGGAAAAGAAGTGATCTAACTTTAATCCTGCCCTTAATCATCAGCCAAGcaaaaacctttcctttctttggtGCCGCGCACGACCAGATGGTGTCTGCACTCACATGTTTTATTCCTCCCAAATTCATGATTTCGTACATATTTCGAACTGAGAAATTGACATTCATATCAATTCTCCATCCTCTTCTGTCGCCATCAGAAGGTtgcagaacacaagtgttcaggaAGGACATGAGCGCGACCTTTTCCCGTTCAGCTCTGTCGGAGGTAATGTGCTTCAGGGGGAGAATCCACGTCCCATCTCTCCAGCAGTCCGCTACTGAGATGTTTGGTCTTAGTGCATGTGAGTACAAGGCCGGGAACTGGTTTATGAACGGCCCATTTGTAGTCCATTTATCTTTCCAAAGGGAGGTACATTTTCCGTCCCCAAGCTGCACACACGTTGCATTTCTATATGTGTCAACAAGCCCATTAATCTGTCTCCAAGCCCTGGTATGTCCAGCTGAGCTATCCCCAAGATCATTACCTTGTAAGTGTGCAGCCGTTATCCATCTAGCCCAGGGTGAGTTTGGTTCAGTTGAAAGGCGATGAACAAACTTCGTTAATAAGCATTCATTTTGGATACCCAGGTTCTTGATACCAAGCCCCCCTTCTTCAAAACTTCTGCAAACATAGTCCCAAGCCACCAAACAATCGCTGCCTTTAACCGTGCTTTTTCCTTTCCAGAAGAAGGCTCTTCTCAACCTGTCCAGTTCATCAATCACCCATTGCGGAAGCTTAATGCAAGACATAAGATAAGCCGGTAGCGCGGTCAAAACTGATTTAGTAAGCGTCAATCTTCCTCCACGGGTAATAAAGTCAAGTGAGAAGCCCAATCTTTTTTCCACCGAAGAGATGTATGGGAGAAAAACCTCCTTGGGTAGCTTTGAGTCAGATAGCGGGAGCCCCAGATAAGTTTGTGGGAAAGAGGCCACATCACAATTGAGTACCGCAGCAATATCTTCACTTTCTTGGTCGGTAAGGTTTATTGGTACAAAGGTGGATTTTGCGAAATTGATCCTGAGTCCAGTAGTCCTTTCAAAGTCATTTAAAATATCCTTTAACACTTTTGCTTGATTAACATCTCCCTGGATGACTATGAGGGTATCGTCTGCATACTGTAGCACCGGGCATGGCAAATCCTGCAAAACCGGGTGCCTAAGAAGGCCATCAGCCGCAGTGTTTTTAATAGCTTGCTGCAACACATCGACCACCAGAATGAACAGAAGTGGGGACAAAGGATCCCCTTGCCGCAACCCTCTTTTGATGTTTATCCAGTTACCCGGTATTCCATTTAGCAGAATAGCTGTTTTTGCCGTGGTAAGAAGTTGGTTCATCCACATGATCCACCTGTCATCGAAGCCTCTGACTCGCATGATTGAGATGAGGGCATCCCATGAGACAGTGTCGAAGGCCTTACTGAAATCTAATTTCAGAATCATTGCTTTTTTCTTCCGTTTTCTACAGGTTTGGACCAAGTCCATGGCATACATGAAGTTGTCAGCGATGCATCTTGTCTTGACAAAGCCCGACTGATATGCATCGACCAAGAGTTGGATCATAGCCTGTAGTCTTGCTGCAAGAATTTTGGTAATCCATTTGACTGTGCAGTTTAAAAGAGAAATAGGTCTGTAGTTGCTTGGCTCATTATTGTTCTCTTTTTTGCGGAGCAGGATCATATATGATCTATTAATACCTTCCATTTCCATATCTCCTTGGAAAAATTGCGCGAAGAAGTTGATTATATCAATCTTAATAAGGTGCCAGAAATCTTGATAGAAACCAGAACCAAAGCCGTCTGGTCCCGGGCTTTTGTCTCTTGGAATATCCTTAATAGCTTTCCAAATTTCTTGTTCTCCAAACGGTTCAGATAAACAGGAGAGGTTAAGCATGTTTGGGTACAGTTGCTGTATATCAATACACGTAGAAGAAAGTGCCGTAGCCCCCATGATCTTCTTATAGTAATCTGTCAAGATTTTTTGCTTAGCTTCTCATAATTTATGACTACACTGGTTTGATTTCTCCGTTCTGAATACAACTACATAGGAAAATCAAGTCAGTTAAAGCAATGCACATAGGGTGATCAGCTGGTGTGTGTGATATGATCAGATCGCAAATATCATGCCTTTTATAAAGTTCCATCTCAGCCTATTGGGCATCACAGATCACGCACAAAGCAGCTAACGATCTGAATTCATATAAACTAATAATTGCATCCACATGCATCATGCATCACTATATTAAAAAAACTCGATATAGGATCGTGGGTAATTGAGCAAGTAGAATACCAAACCTGATGTTCGAGGGCGATGGAGTTGGTCCGGTGTCGGAGAACCACTGCCATCTCCCATCTATTTGGAGCTGGTCCGCCGCCGGAGAACCACTGCCATCTCCCATCTATTTGGTATCCCTGACAGCAAATTGAAGGTTGGCCTACATGCAGTCACCAGATCACTTATCGATTTGTTCTTCCAGCAGCCGGTTGATGTTTCCCGTCGAATCTGTGGCCGCGGTCGTCCGCCGTAATAAAGTCAAGTGCTAGCACACTTGTGGCAGATTTCATACTTTCATGACTTGCGCACCATCGGTTTCCACCGTCGGCGGCGTTGTGGGTGCACGCTGAAACGATTCCGGCCGGCGATGTGTTAGTATAGGAAGAATGGGAGGAAGACTGTTGGACTTTCAGCAGCCATGGACACGGGAGGAGAAAAACAGGGGACGGAAGATCCATCAGGGCCATGCGGAGCGGCGACAATGGCGGCTTCAGGAGTGGCGGCGGACAATTATAGTTGGAACACGATTGTCTTTTGTTGAGATGAGGAACGTCGAGGTCGACCTCGATTCCTGGTAAAACGAGGTCAGTCCGACCAAGTGGACTTTCCTTTTTCTGGCCCACCGTGGGGACCACGCACTTTCCTTTTTTGGCCCACCGTGGGGACCCCGCAGCATACGAGCATCTCCCACGTGAACGGCACTTTTTTTGGGGACCACAGCATAAAGCTACATCTACATCGGATCCCTTCTTCTTCTTACCTGCTACATGTGCGCTGGATCCCCATCTTCTTCTTCAACACGCCAAGAACCTTGATGAACCAGGGAAGAACAGTCACATCCAGATTCTTGAAAAAAAACATCCTCTCCTCTCGTCCAGTCCCTGCCACCAGTTAATCTGCTACATCGATTCAATCAGCTTGACGAAGAGATCTGCTACATTGAGGGAGAGATCTGCTACATACTTGCTTGTTTCAGATCTGCTATATACATATAGGGGAGAGATCTGCTACATCTGACGACTAGCAGGTCCAGGAAAATCACCTCCAGCCCCGCCCCCCTGCTACATCGTCTATCCTTCTGCAAATTCAGTTGACTGGAGGTACTATCTTGACcagattcagttacatgtacctaGATTCAGTTACATGCACCTTTCCCTTTGCTACATCTAGTGAAAAAATGGCAGCATCAAGTCTTTAGACAGCTATAGCTGCCACTAATGTATGTTACATGCACTTAGTAGGTGACTTCTCTACTGCCTTCAGACAAAAGTAGTTGCCACTAATGTAACTATAGTTACATGCCCCACGTTTCATGTGCCAGAAATAAATTACTGCTATGTTACATGTGCCACTAATGTAACTATAGGACAAACATAAAGTAACAAGTCTAAAAAAAAAGCATAGAACACAAAAGATAGCATGTAGAACACAGGATATAACACAAAAAGATGGAACACAAAAAGTAGATAGCATGTAACTGGTAGAAGACAAAGGTAGAACAACCATGTAGAACACAAAAGAAAAAGCATGTAACTGGTAGAAGACAAAGGTAGAACAACCATGTAGAACACAAAAGAAAAAGCATGTAACTGGTAGAACAACTGGGTAGAACACAAAGTTAGGGCAGAGCTACAAAAAAGAACACTAGACTGCAGCTGGTATGTTACATGCTCATACTGGTTATCAGTTCATACTGGTTTTCCATTAGTAAAAGTAGTACTGCATAATATTTGCCCATACTGGTTGCCATGTCAGTCCCATGATCTTTCCTGGTATTGCCTTGGTTTTCTGCGGAAGATATTTACAACTTGCACCTGTAAACACAAGGAAAAAAATAAAAATGGAGAATGTTATTTAACTGAAGATGCTAAAAACAGATGTAAAATTACTTTAAAAAAATATTGTGCAACCAAAAAATCTTAATGATTCATGTCATTGATTCCATGCAGATTTTTGTTTTGAAGAAGAATGCAAAGGGCTCGCGGATTTGAATACTGGTTTGGTGGCATTGATCTCAATGCAACTCCTGAAGCTAGTACATCAACTGATCAACATGCTGGGCAGCCGCCAGAAGTCGGAGGCCATCGTGTCGATCCCCAAGGAAATGAAGCAGGTCCTTCAAACAATGATCAGCAAGCTGATTCGCGTGCACGGACTGGTGTTACACTTTCCAGTGAGGAAAGCGATGGTGAAGCTGAGGTTGAGTCAACGCCTGAAGGATATGTTCCAAAGGTTCCATTTGTTGGCATGATGTTTGACACACCTGAACTAGCTTTTTTTTCGACACGTAAGACTGTGAGGCAAAAAGCCCCACAGCAATTTTCCTTTTTATTCAAATCTCAAAAAGTCCAAAGATATGTACAAAGAAAAAGAAACTGTACAAAAACCTACAAGAATAAGGCTCTAAGGCAGAGACCTAATCCAAGAAAGAAGTCTATCCTTATGCTTCAGTTTAATCCTATATTGCAGTAAAGATATGTCATGTATGAACTTTGTCTTCCACTTAATGAAAGAACTTCTGTCAGCACTGAAAATTTTCCCATTACTGATCAGCCATATATTCCAACAAGCCAGAATCATGACTTCCATGAAGAAAGGTTGAGCAAAACTTTTTCTGGCGTTATTCAGCACTACTTGCATATCATCATCAGCATCCCAGGTAATCTGTAGATAATTCCATATTCTGGAACTAAAATTGCATTCAAAAAACAAATGCATCCGGTCCTCATACCTTCTTCCTGGACACAACACACAATGCTCATCCTCAGTCACTCTCCAATGCCTCCTCTTTAACAAATCCCTTGTATTCAGTCTGTCAGACAGAAGCAACCAAGCAAATACCTTGTGTTTCATCACACAGCTAGATTTCCAAATCCATTTGTACACATTAGGTACCTGAAGATGACTATGGATGTGTCTGTAAAAATTAGCTGAGGAATATTTGTCTCCCCAACTATAAGCCCACTGATCATTTCCTTGTGTCAAAGGATTATCCTGCATTAATTGCTTAAGTTGAACTAGCTCCTGGTAAGCCTGAGCAGACAAGggcaaataaaacaaagaggtaATGTCCTCCTCCTGATACACCTGGGCTACTGAATTGTTGGGAGATAAAGCATAAGAAAATAATCTGGGATATCTCTGGCCCATAGGCACAGATGACCCATTCACCTTCCAATTATCAGACCAGAACAGCATAGTATCCCCTTTACCATGAGTGATAGTAGCCACCCCTCTATAATTATCAACATGTTTCATAATATCTTTCCACCAAAAAGATCCACATAGTTTCTCTTCATGAGGTATTTTCCCTCCATAATGTGCAAACCAGACTAGATTCACCCATGGCAACTCCTTTTTATTATAGAACTTATCTAGAAACTTCAATAATAAAGCAGCATTTTGTTTCTGGAATTTTACTATTCCTAAGCCTCCCTTGAGCTTTGGATTACAAATCATATCCCATGCTGCCAGGGATTGCTTAGGCATACCATCTTTATCTCTCCACAAACACTGCCTCAAGATTCTATCCAACTGATTGGTCAGCCCCACTGGTAATTGCAATGAGCACAAAAAGTGCAAAGGCATAGAAGCCAAGGCAGAATTGATTAATTGCAAACGAGCTCCTTGTGATAAAAAGCTTGAACTAGAAGTCAACTTCCTCTCCAATCGACATACTAAAGGTGATAGTTCAGTAATGGTTGGTTTGGTAGTACCCACAGGTAAACCAAGGTAAGTAAAAGGCATCTTACCTATTTGGCAATCAAACACAGCAGCTAACTCCTGTAGCAAATCATCTGGCACATTGATGGGAAGCATTTGAGACTTATCATAATTGATCTTTAAACCAGTGGACATAGAGAACTTCCTTAAAACCTCCTTAACCAGCATTAGTTCATCCTTATCAGCAGGGAGGATCAGCaaagtatcatcagcatattgcacAATAGGAAAGTCTGGATCATTAGTGATAATTGGTAAAGATAATAATCCTTGCATCACTAAATCATTTAGCACAGACTGTAGAAGGTCAGAGCCAAACAAATAAAACAAAGGGGATATTGGGTCACCCTGCCTTACACCCCTTTTGCACTCAAATTGCTTTCCAGGTATTCCATTCAACAGAATAGATGATGTCCCAGTAGATAAAATAATTCTGGCCCAATTAATCCACTTGGCATTAAACCCCTTATACTGCATTACTTGCAAAATTGCCTCATGCTCAATGGTGTCAAAGGCCTTAGCAAAATCCAACTTGAGTAGGATAATTGGTTTCTTAGATGCATGGCATAAAAACAAATATTCAAACGACCATGCCAAACAATCCTGTATAGacctatttctcaagaacccataTTGATTCTTATGAACACAAGCAAGGATCTTATCCTGTAATCTGTTAGCAGCCAGCTTTGTCAAAAATTTGACACACACACTGGTTAAGGAAATGGGTCTAAAATCATTAACTTGCACAGGGGCTTGCTTTTTTGGCACCAAGGTAATAAAAGATCCATTTATATTCTTCCATTGTATGGTCTCATCATGAAAATCAGCAGCTAACTTATAGAAATCCTTCTTTATAATGGGCCAACATTTTTTCAGAAAGAGACCATTAAATCCATCAGGTCCAGGTGCTCTGTCCACAGGCATATTCTTTATAACTTCATCCATTTCTTTTTCCTCAAAAGGCCTAGTTAACTCATGCAAGCCATCCACAACCTGCAGAATTCTAGGCAAATCAAACTGCATAGAGATTGGCTCAGATCTACCCATTCTGTCTTTATATTCTCTCCAAAGCAAACCAGCCATACCCTGATTAGCTTTGCAGCACTACAACAGATATGCTCACCACGTTGGTTTTTCAATGAAGATAGAATCATCTAGGAGATGTGCTAAAGATGGTGAGCTAGATAAATTTGTTTATGTCTGCAACAAATCTGGGAAGCCTAGAGAAGAAGAAGCAGTCCCAGTTAAGCAAAGGAATCGTAAGCTAACTGTGCTGACCGACTGCAAAGCAAAGCTTCGAGTAAAACGTGATGGTGCTAGATGGAAAGTTACTCAGTTTGTTGAGGTGCATACACATGAGGTGATTGACAAGTTTGCgctgaagaagtacttgagatccCACAACAAGATCCCTGCAGAagagaaaaagttcattgacttgTTGCATGAAGTCAACCTTACTTCAGGAAGAATCATGGAAATCATGGGGGGGCTATATGGGAGCAAGCAGAATGTCCCATACAACAGCAAAACAGTTAGTAACTACACTGCAAAACTAGGGAACTATGACAGGATTAAAGATATTCCAGAGCTGCTAGAGTACTTTGAAGAAATCAAGAAAGATGATCCCAGATTTTTCTACAAGTTCAAGCTAGATGCATAAAATAAAGTGGAGAACCTGTTCTGGGTGGATAGCAAAGCAAGAGATGTCTACCCCCTGTACAATGATTGTATTTCTTTTGATACACCATTCATGACAAACCAGTACAGCATGCCATGTGCTCCTTTCATTGGAATAAACAGATATGGTCAATCCATCCAGCTTGGTTGTGGTTTTGTGAGGAATGAATCTTCTGTGAATTTTGTGTGGTTGTTTGAGCGGTTTTTAGAGGCAATGGATGGACTACATCCATTGAACATCATTACTGATCAAGATGCAGCTATCAGAACTGCTATCCTCATTGTGTTCATTGGCATCATACACAGGTTCTGCAGATGGCATATGATGCAAAAAGTACAGGAAAAACTTGGTACTTTTGTTGCTCAGAGAGAAGACTTGCGTTTAGAGTTCAATGATGTGATTGACTACAGCATGACACCGGAAGAGTTTGAACAGCGGTGGGCAAATATGGTGGAAACGCATGGGGTTGCAGATAACACACATTTTCTTGACCTCTATGATTTGCGTGAGTATTTTGTGCCAGCATATTTCCGCCACCGGTTTTTCCCATTCCTTCAAACTACATCTAGAAGTGAAGGGTTTAATGCTGTTCTTAAGCAGTATGTTCATCCACATGATAGCCTTGTTCGTTTCTTCAAGCAGTACATGAAACTACAGGAAAGAATTGATGTAACAGAAGATGCTCATGAGTTTGATGGTGATGAGAAGACAGTCAGGCTTTGGGGGGACTTCCCCATGGAGAAGCAAATCCTTCAGACATACACCATGCCCATCTACAACCGCTTTCAGCTTGAGCTTCGCAAGATTACATCCTACAATGTTCGTGACATTGGTGTTACTGAACAAGGGAGCATTCATGAGGTTTTCCCAATACAAGGATCCGTGCGCGGGTACGGTAGGAGGAGTTATCGTGTCGATGCTGATGTAGCTAATGGAATCTACAATTGTGAATGTTGCAAAATTAACAGGGATGGTATCCTGTGCTGCCATGCAATGAAAGTTATGTCACATCTAGGGATGGTTACAAAATACCCAGAGCACTACATCCTACCTAGGTGGTGTCTACCCCCTCCCGACATAGTTGCACCGCGGGATGAGAGGTAAGAAAGGCCTGTTGGCCAGAAACTATCTAGAAAAGATATGAGATTGCTTAGATATGGTAACCTCTGCAGTGATTTTGCTAAGCTTGCTATTGGTTTAGCGGCCTCAGAGAAAACTAATGAAATAGCTGAACGGCACATGAGAGCaatggagaaagagatggcagatTTGAAAAAGGCTAATGCTGATGCACTCAAAAAAAGGAAGAGCGCCAAGCATCCAGTGAACACCAACCCTGCTAATGATTCACAAGAAAGTGTACCTATGGAAGAAGATGCTGCTACTGTGGAGAATCGGAAAGCTAGGAACCCACCAATGTCAGCGACAAAAGAGCGCCCAGGTTCAAAAAGAAAGAAAGGTGGTCTACGATTCTGAGAAACCAAAACAAGGTCTTTGTGGTGTGTGCAAGCAACCAGGTCACGATGCTCGTACGTGCGAGGTGCGACTAGCAAACCCAGAGAAGTACAGTTTGTTGGGCCTTTTTCATTGATTTGAAAAAAGGAAGAAACATATATAAGAAGTGAAGGACATTGTGTTTGATTTAAAAAGTATGTGTTACATTACAGGCCTCATGTTACCTTGTCGAACAAATTTGTACGAGACCTTTTTGCGAATATTTAAATGATTTTTGAGACAGTATGTTTTCTGATGTGAAAAAATGTATCTTATGATTGTCAACTTATACTATATTGCATTTTGCTGAATTCTTGCAAAGTCAGTATTGATAC
It includes:
- the LOC127315740 gene encoding protein FAR1-RELATED SEQUENCE 5-like; the encoded protein is MKIESSRRCAKDGELDKFVYVCNKSGKPREEEAVPVKQRNRKLTVLTDCKAKLRVKRDGARWKVTQFVEVHTHEVIDKFALKKYLRSHNKIPAEEKKFIDLLHEVNLTSGRIMEIMGGLYGSKQNVPYNSKTVSNYTAKLGNYDRIKDIPELLEYGQSIQLGCGFVRNESSVNFVWLFERFLEAMDGLHPLNIITDQDAAIRTAILIVFIGIIHRFCRWHMMQKVQEKLGTFVAQREDLRLEFNDVIDYSMTPEEFEQRWANMVETHGVADNTHFLDLYDLREYFVPAYFRHRFFPFLQTTSRSEGFNAVLKQYVHPHDSLVRFFKQYMKLQERIDVTEDAHEFDGDEKTVRLWGDFPMEKQILQTYTMPIYNRFQLELRKITSYNVRDIGVTEQGSIHEVFPIQGSVRGYGRRSYRVDADVANGIYNCECCKINRDGILCCHAMKVMSHLGMVTKYPEHYILPRWCLPPPDIVAPRDESDFAKLAIGLAASEKTNEIAERHMRAMEKEMADLKKANADALKKRKSAKHPVNTNPANDSQESVPMEEDAATVENRKARNPPMSATKERPGSKRKKGGLRF